The Bos taurus isolate L1 Dominette 01449 registration number 42190680 breed Hereford chromosome 18, ARS-UCD2.0, whole genome shotgun sequence genome has a window encoding:
- the CCDC61 gene encoding centrosomal protein CCDC61 isoform X1 produces MGDAATLAMDQPAGLQVDYVFRGVEHAVRVMVSGQVLELEVEDRMTADQWRGEFDANFIEDLTHKTGNFKQFSIFCNMLESALTQSSESVTLDLLTYTDLESLRNQKMGGRPGPLASRSAQLNSKRYLILIYSVEFDRIHYPLPLPYQGKPDPVVLQGIIRSLKEELSRLRGLDGQDTRDGRETEIWHLREQVSRLVSEKRELEAQLGRLREEAVTGRAARQEVESLRGLVRGLELELRQERGLGHRGSGRRSQDCRRLAKELEEVKASERSLRARLKALNTELALYKRGRRTPPVVPPSAREDRASTSRERSTSRGRGAARSSSRESGRGGRGRGRPARPSPSPTGGRVPRFDPTAFVKAKEKKQREIKMKQQRNRLGSGGSGDGPSVSWSRQTRPPAAVTGRGDAANRSRNRSSSVDSFRSRYSSASSCSELEDFSESLPRGVRRRGKAPSPTTWSGFNTQQKSTPLERGRHQRRLASSGGWVPIKEYSSDHQAADMAEIDARLKALQEYMNRLDMRS; encoded by the exons ATGGGGGATGCAG CGACTCTGGCCATGGACCAGCCTGCTGGCCTGCAGGTGGACTACGTCTTCCGGGGTGTGGAGCATGCTGTGCGGGTGATGGTGTCTGGGCAGGTGCTAGAGCTGGAGGTGGAGGATCGGATGACGGCCGACCAGTGGCGGGGCGAGTTCGATGCCAACT TCATCGAAGATTTGACTCACAAGACAGGGAACTTCAAACAGTTCAGCATCTTCTGTAACATGCTGGAGTCGGCCCTCACCCAG AGCAGTGAGTCGGTCACCCTTGACCTGCTGACCTACACAGATCTGGAGTCCCTGCGGAACCAAAAGATGGGGGGCCGCCCAGGCCCCTTGGCCTCGAGGTCTGCCCAGCTCAACTCCAAGCGCTACCTGATCCTCATCTACTCTGTGGAGTTTGACAG GATTCACTACCCGCTGCCCCTCCCGTACCAGGGCAAGCCGGACCCTGTGGTCCTGCAGGGCATCATTCGCTCACTAAAGGAGGAGCTGAGCCGCCTTCGAGGGCTGGATGGCCAGGACACTCGGGACGGCCGGGAAACTGAGATCTGGCACCTGCGGGAGCA GGTGTCGCGCTTGGTGTCTGAGAAGCGCGAGCTGGAGGCCCAGCTGGGCAGGTTGCGCGAGGAGGCGGTGACCGGGCGGGCGGCGCGCCAGGAGGTCGAGTCTCTGCGCGGGCTCGTGCGCGGCCTGGAGCTGGAGCTGCGGCAGGAGCGCGGCCTCGGGCACCGCGGGTCGGGCCGTCGAAGCCAGGATTGCCGCCGCCTCGCCAAGGAG CTCGAAGAGGTGAAGGCGTCGGAGCGGAGCCTGCGTGCGCGGCTGAAGGCGCTGAACACCGAGCTGGCCCTGTACAAGAGGGG GAGACGGACCCCGCCGGTGGTGCCGCCCTCGGCGCGGGAAGATCGGGCTTCCACGTCCCGGGAGCGCTCGACGTCGCGTGGCCGTGGCGCCGCCCGCTCCTCATCCCGGGAGAGCGGCCGCGGAGGCCGGGGTCGAGGCCGCCCTGCCCGCCCCTCGCCCTCGCCCACAG GTGGTCGCGTGCCCCGTTTCGACCCAACAGCCTTTGTGAAAGCCAAGgagaagaagcagagagagatCAAGATGAA GCAGCAGCGGAACCGATTGGGCAGCGGAGGAAGCGGGGACGGCCCATCCGTCTCCTGGTCTCGCCAGACTCGGCCGCCGGCAGCGGTGACCGGTCGAGGAGACGCGGCTAACCGCTCCCGAAACCGCAGCTCCTCGG TGGACAGTTTCCGCAGCCGCTACTCGTCCGCCAGCTCCTGCAGCGAGTTAGAGGATTTCTCTGAGTCCCTCCCTAGAGG CGTTCGCCGCCGGGGGAAGGCGCCCAGCCCCACCACGTGGAGTGGGTTCAATACG CAGCAGAAGTCCACCCCCCTTGAACGCGGTCGCCATCAGAGACGCCTGGCCAGTTCAGGGGGCTGGGTTCCCATCAAAG AGTACAGCTCGGACCACCAGGCGGCTGACATGGCCGAAATAGATGCCCGCCTGAAGGCCTTGCAGGAATACATGAACCGACTGGACATGCGGTCGTGA
- the CCDC61 gene encoding centrosomal protein CCDC61 isoform X2: MGDAATLAMDQPAGLQVDYVFRGVEHAVRVMVSGQVLELEVEDRMTADQWRGEFDANFIEDLTHKTGNFKQFSIFCNMLESALTQSSESVTLDLLTYTDLESLRNQKMGGRPGPLASRSAQLNSKRYLILIYSVEFDRIHYPLPLPYQGKPDPVVLQGIIRSLKEELSRLRGLDGQDTRDGRETEIWHLREQVSRLVSEKRELEAQLGRLREEAVTGRAARQEVESLRGLVRGLELELRQERGLGHRGSGRRSQDCRRLAKELEEVKASERSLRARLKALNTELALYKRGRRTPPVVPPSAREDRASTSRERSTSRGRGAARSSSRESGRGGRGRGRPARPSPSPTGGRVPRFDPTAFVKAKEKKQREIKMKQQRNRLGSGGSGDGPSVSWSRQTRPPAAVTGRGDAANRSRNRSSSVDSFRSRYSSASSCSELEDFSESLPRGVRRRGKAPSPTTWSGFNTQKSTPLERGRHQRRLASSGGWVPIKEYSSDHQAADMAEIDARLKALQEYMNRLDMRS; this comes from the exons ATGGGGGATGCAG CGACTCTGGCCATGGACCAGCCTGCTGGCCTGCAGGTGGACTACGTCTTCCGGGGTGTGGAGCATGCTGTGCGGGTGATGGTGTCTGGGCAGGTGCTAGAGCTGGAGGTGGAGGATCGGATGACGGCCGACCAGTGGCGGGGCGAGTTCGATGCCAACT TCATCGAAGATTTGACTCACAAGACAGGGAACTTCAAACAGTTCAGCATCTTCTGTAACATGCTGGAGTCGGCCCTCACCCAG AGCAGTGAGTCGGTCACCCTTGACCTGCTGACCTACACAGATCTGGAGTCCCTGCGGAACCAAAAGATGGGGGGCCGCCCAGGCCCCTTGGCCTCGAGGTCTGCCCAGCTCAACTCCAAGCGCTACCTGATCCTCATCTACTCTGTGGAGTTTGACAG GATTCACTACCCGCTGCCCCTCCCGTACCAGGGCAAGCCGGACCCTGTGGTCCTGCAGGGCATCATTCGCTCACTAAAGGAGGAGCTGAGCCGCCTTCGAGGGCTGGATGGCCAGGACACTCGGGACGGCCGGGAAACTGAGATCTGGCACCTGCGGGAGCA GGTGTCGCGCTTGGTGTCTGAGAAGCGCGAGCTGGAGGCCCAGCTGGGCAGGTTGCGCGAGGAGGCGGTGACCGGGCGGGCGGCGCGCCAGGAGGTCGAGTCTCTGCGCGGGCTCGTGCGCGGCCTGGAGCTGGAGCTGCGGCAGGAGCGCGGCCTCGGGCACCGCGGGTCGGGCCGTCGAAGCCAGGATTGCCGCCGCCTCGCCAAGGAG CTCGAAGAGGTGAAGGCGTCGGAGCGGAGCCTGCGTGCGCGGCTGAAGGCGCTGAACACCGAGCTGGCCCTGTACAAGAGGGG GAGACGGACCCCGCCGGTGGTGCCGCCCTCGGCGCGGGAAGATCGGGCTTCCACGTCCCGGGAGCGCTCGACGTCGCGTGGCCGTGGCGCCGCCCGCTCCTCATCCCGGGAGAGCGGCCGCGGAGGCCGGGGTCGAGGCCGCCCTGCCCGCCCCTCGCCCTCGCCCACAG GTGGTCGCGTGCCCCGTTTCGACCCAACAGCCTTTGTGAAAGCCAAGgagaagaagcagagagagatCAAGATGAA GCAGCAGCGGAACCGATTGGGCAGCGGAGGAAGCGGGGACGGCCCATCCGTCTCCTGGTCTCGCCAGACTCGGCCGCCGGCAGCGGTGACCGGTCGAGGAGACGCGGCTAACCGCTCCCGAAACCGCAGCTCCTCGG TGGACAGTTTCCGCAGCCGCTACTCGTCCGCCAGCTCCTGCAGCGAGTTAGAGGATTTCTCTGAGTCCCTCCCTAGAGG CGTTCGCCGCCGGGGGAAGGCGCCCAGCCCCACCACGTGGAGTGGGTTCAATACG CAGAAGTCCACCCCCCTTGAACGCGGTCGCCATCAGAGACGCCTGGCCAGTTCAGGGGGCTGGGTTCCCATCAAAG AGTACAGCTCGGACCACCAGGCGGCTGACATGGCCGAAATAGATGCCCGCCTGAAGGCCTTGCAGGAATACATGAACCGACTGGACATGCGGTCGTGA
- the CCDC61 gene encoding centrosomal protein CCDC61 isoform X3: MDQPAGLQVDYVFRGVEHAVRVMVSGQVLELEVEDRMTADQWRGEFDANFIEDLTHKTGNFKQFSIFCNMLESALTQSSESVTLDLLTYTDLESLRNQKMGGRPGPLASRSAQLNSKRYLILIYSVEFDRIHYPLPLPYQGKPDPVVLQGIIRSLKEELSRLRGLDGQDTRDGRETEIWHLREQVSRLVSEKRELEAQLGRLREEAVTGRAARQEVESLRGLVRGLELELRQERGLGHRGSGRRSQDCRRLAKELEEVKASERSLRARLKALNTELALYKRGRRTPPVVPPSAREDRASTSRERSTSRGRGAARSSSRESGRGGRGRGRPARPSPSPTGGRVPRFDPTAFVKAKEKKQREIKMKQQRNRLGSGGSGDGPSVSWSRQTRPPAAVTGRGDAANRSRNRSSSVDSFRSRYSSASSCSELEDFSESLPRGVRRRGKAPSPTTWSGFNTQQKSTPLERGRHQRRLASSGGWVPIKEYSSDHQAADMAEIDARLKALQEYMNRLDMRS, from the exons ATGGACCAGCCTGCTGGCCTGCAGGTGGACTACGTCTTCCGGGGTGTGGAGCATGCTGTGCGGGTGATGGTGTCTGGGCAGGTGCTAGAGCTGGAGGTGGAGGATCGGATGACGGCCGACCAGTGGCGGGGCGAGTTCGATGCCAACT TCATCGAAGATTTGACTCACAAGACAGGGAACTTCAAACAGTTCAGCATCTTCTGTAACATGCTGGAGTCGGCCCTCACCCAG AGCAGTGAGTCGGTCACCCTTGACCTGCTGACCTACACAGATCTGGAGTCCCTGCGGAACCAAAAGATGGGGGGCCGCCCAGGCCCCTTGGCCTCGAGGTCTGCCCAGCTCAACTCCAAGCGCTACCTGATCCTCATCTACTCTGTGGAGTTTGACAG GATTCACTACCCGCTGCCCCTCCCGTACCAGGGCAAGCCGGACCCTGTGGTCCTGCAGGGCATCATTCGCTCACTAAAGGAGGAGCTGAGCCGCCTTCGAGGGCTGGATGGCCAGGACACTCGGGACGGCCGGGAAACTGAGATCTGGCACCTGCGGGAGCA GGTGTCGCGCTTGGTGTCTGAGAAGCGCGAGCTGGAGGCCCAGCTGGGCAGGTTGCGCGAGGAGGCGGTGACCGGGCGGGCGGCGCGCCAGGAGGTCGAGTCTCTGCGCGGGCTCGTGCGCGGCCTGGAGCTGGAGCTGCGGCAGGAGCGCGGCCTCGGGCACCGCGGGTCGGGCCGTCGAAGCCAGGATTGCCGCCGCCTCGCCAAGGAG CTCGAAGAGGTGAAGGCGTCGGAGCGGAGCCTGCGTGCGCGGCTGAAGGCGCTGAACACCGAGCTGGCCCTGTACAAGAGGGG GAGACGGACCCCGCCGGTGGTGCCGCCCTCGGCGCGGGAAGATCGGGCTTCCACGTCCCGGGAGCGCTCGACGTCGCGTGGCCGTGGCGCCGCCCGCTCCTCATCCCGGGAGAGCGGCCGCGGAGGCCGGGGTCGAGGCCGCCCTGCCCGCCCCTCGCCCTCGCCCACAG GTGGTCGCGTGCCCCGTTTCGACCCAACAGCCTTTGTGAAAGCCAAGgagaagaagcagagagagatCAAGATGAA GCAGCAGCGGAACCGATTGGGCAGCGGAGGAAGCGGGGACGGCCCATCCGTCTCCTGGTCTCGCCAGACTCGGCCGCCGGCAGCGGTGACCGGTCGAGGAGACGCGGCTAACCGCTCCCGAAACCGCAGCTCCTCGG TGGACAGTTTCCGCAGCCGCTACTCGTCCGCCAGCTCCTGCAGCGAGTTAGAGGATTTCTCTGAGTCCCTCCCTAGAGG CGTTCGCCGCCGGGGGAAGGCGCCCAGCCCCACCACGTGGAGTGGGTTCAATACG CAGCAGAAGTCCACCCCCCTTGAACGCGGTCGCCATCAGAGACGCCTGGCCAGTTCAGGGGGCTGGGTTCCCATCAAAG AGTACAGCTCGGACCACCAGGCGGCTGACATGGCCGAAATAGATGCCCGCCTGAAGGCCTTGCAGGAATACATGAACCGACTGGACATGCGGTCGTGA
- the CCDC61 gene encoding centrosomal protein CCDC61 isoform X4, which translates to MPTSSESVTLDLLTYTDLESLRNQKMGGRPGPLASRSAQLNSKRYLILIYSVEFDRIHYPLPLPYQGKPDPVVLQGIIRSLKEELSRLRGLDGQDTRDGRETEIWHLREQVSRLVSEKRELEAQLGRLREEAVTGRAARQEVESLRGLVRGLELELRQERGLGHRGSGRRSQDCRRLAKELEEVKASERSLRARLKALNTELALYKRGRRTPPVVPPSAREDRASTSRERSTSRGRGAARSSSRESGRGGRGRGRPARPSPSPTGGRVPRFDPTAFVKAKEKKQREIKMKQQRNRLGSGGSGDGPSVSWSRQTRPPAAVTGRGDAANRSRNRSSSVDSFRSRYSSASSCSELEDFSESLPRGVRRRGKAPSPTTWSGFNTQQKSTPLERGRHQRRLASSGGWVPIKEYSSDHQAADMAEIDARLKALQEYMNRLDMRS; encoded by the exons ATGCCAACT AGCAGTGAGTCGGTCACCCTTGACCTGCTGACCTACACAGATCTGGAGTCCCTGCGGAACCAAAAGATGGGGGGCCGCCCAGGCCCCTTGGCCTCGAGGTCTGCCCAGCTCAACTCCAAGCGCTACCTGATCCTCATCTACTCTGTGGAGTTTGACAG GATTCACTACCCGCTGCCCCTCCCGTACCAGGGCAAGCCGGACCCTGTGGTCCTGCAGGGCATCATTCGCTCACTAAAGGAGGAGCTGAGCCGCCTTCGAGGGCTGGATGGCCAGGACACTCGGGACGGCCGGGAAACTGAGATCTGGCACCTGCGGGAGCA GGTGTCGCGCTTGGTGTCTGAGAAGCGCGAGCTGGAGGCCCAGCTGGGCAGGTTGCGCGAGGAGGCGGTGACCGGGCGGGCGGCGCGCCAGGAGGTCGAGTCTCTGCGCGGGCTCGTGCGCGGCCTGGAGCTGGAGCTGCGGCAGGAGCGCGGCCTCGGGCACCGCGGGTCGGGCCGTCGAAGCCAGGATTGCCGCCGCCTCGCCAAGGAG CTCGAAGAGGTGAAGGCGTCGGAGCGGAGCCTGCGTGCGCGGCTGAAGGCGCTGAACACCGAGCTGGCCCTGTACAAGAGGGG GAGACGGACCCCGCCGGTGGTGCCGCCCTCGGCGCGGGAAGATCGGGCTTCCACGTCCCGGGAGCGCTCGACGTCGCGTGGCCGTGGCGCCGCCCGCTCCTCATCCCGGGAGAGCGGCCGCGGAGGCCGGGGTCGAGGCCGCCCTGCCCGCCCCTCGCCCTCGCCCACAG GTGGTCGCGTGCCCCGTTTCGACCCAACAGCCTTTGTGAAAGCCAAGgagaagaagcagagagagatCAAGATGAA GCAGCAGCGGAACCGATTGGGCAGCGGAGGAAGCGGGGACGGCCCATCCGTCTCCTGGTCTCGCCAGACTCGGCCGCCGGCAGCGGTGACCGGTCGAGGAGACGCGGCTAACCGCTCCCGAAACCGCAGCTCCTCGG TGGACAGTTTCCGCAGCCGCTACTCGTCCGCCAGCTCCTGCAGCGAGTTAGAGGATTTCTCTGAGTCCCTCCCTAGAGG CGTTCGCCGCCGGGGGAAGGCGCCCAGCCCCACCACGTGGAGTGGGTTCAATACG CAGCAGAAGTCCACCCCCCTTGAACGCGGTCGCCATCAGAGACGCCTGGCCAGTTCAGGGGGCTGGGTTCCCATCAAAG AGTACAGCTCGGACCACCAGGCGGCTGACATGGCCGAAATAGATGCCCGCCTGAAGGCCTTGCAGGAATACATGAACCGACTGGACATGCGGTCGTGA